A single region of the Plantactinospora soyae genome encodes:
- a CDS encoding class I SAM-dependent methyltransferase, whose product MNPDPVAHNRAAWDRQVDEGNEWSRPVSSETIARARAGDWSVVLIGYRPVDRSWFPPDLADADVLCLASGGGQQGPTLAAVGARVTVFDNSPRQLEQDEMVARRDGLQLRTVLGDMRDLSVFADSSFDVVFNPVSNLFVPELAPVWRECFRVLRPDGVLLCGFLNPDVYLFDHEVMEKRGELVVSHRLPYSDLTHVPAETRERLWGADAPLEYSHTLARQIGGQLAAGFVIDGFDEAPHQSDATAGWLPGYFATRAVKARPRR is encoded by the coding sequence ATGAATCCTGATCCGGTGGCGCACAACCGGGCCGCCTGGGACCGGCAGGTCGACGAGGGCAACGAGTGGTCACGTCCGGTCTCCTCGGAGACGATCGCCCGGGCCCGGGCCGGTGACTGGTCGGTCGTACTCATCGGCTACCGGCCCGTCGACCGGTCCTGGTTCCCGCCCGATCTCGCCGACGCGGACGTGCTCTGCCTGGCCTCCGGTGGCGGGCAGCAGGGTCCGACGCTCGCCGCCGTGGGCGCCCGGGTCACCGTCTTCGACAACTCGCCGCGCCAGCTCGAACAGGACGAGATGGTCGCCCGCCGGGACGGCCTGCAACTGCGGACCGTCCTCGGTGACATGCGCGACCTGTCGGTCTTCGCCGACTCCTCCTTCGACGTGGTCTTCAACCCCGTCTCGAACCTCTTCGTACCCGAACTCGCTCCGGTGTGGCGGGAGTGTTTCCGGGTGCTGCGCCCGGACGGGGTGCTGCTGTGCGGTTTCCTCAACCCCGACGTCTACCTGTTCGACCACGAGGTGATGGAGAAGCGCGGCGAGCTGGTGGTCAGCCACCGGCTGCCGTACAGCGACCTCACCCACGTCCCCGCCGAGACGCGCGAACGCCTGTGGGGCGCGGACGCACCGCTGGAGTACAGCCACACCCTGGCCCGGCAGATCGGCGGACAGCTCGCCGCGGGCTTCGTGATCGACGGGTTCGACGAGGCGCCGCACCAGTCCGACGCCACCGCCGGCTGGCTGCCCGGCTACTTCGCCACCCGGGCGGTCAAGGCTCGACCACGGCGGTGA
- a CDS encoding ABC transporter ATP-binding protein, with translation MSTGERADTVSAVVGTPVLEVRDLSVSFTTESGTVSAVDGVNLDLAAGEIVGMVGESGCGKSVTGMSIGGLLPGSARISGSIRLRGTELVGTRESVLRRVRGKDIAYVFQEPMTSLNPVLTVGRQIGEVLQVHERMSRRAARARAVELLSLVGIPSAPKRVDNYPHQLSGGMRQRVMIAMAVACGPKVLVADEPTTALDVTVQAGILQVLRDLRDRLGTSILIITHDLGVIADIADRVVVMYAGRVVERAHVTDLFAHPGHRYTAGLLAASPTPGTHAGTQRLQEIPGLVPVLSVQPDACTFADRCPAADEQCRESAPPLEVLGTEAAPAEDHLVACWHPCPTPRVRQPQETSP, from the coding sequence ATGAGCACGGGCGAACGCGCGGACACCGTCTCCGCCGTGGTCGGGACACCCGTCCTGGAGGTGCGCGACCTGTCGGTCTCGTTCACCACCGAGAGCGGCACGGTCTCGGCGGTCGACGGGGTGAACCTGGATCTCGCCGCCGGAGAGATCGTCGGAATGGTGGGCGAATCGGGCTGCGGCAAGAGCGTCACGGGGATGAGCATCGGAGGCCTGCTCCCCGGCAGCGCCCGGATCTCCGGTTCGATCCGGCTGCGCGGGACCGAGCTTGTCGGCACCCGTGAGTCCGTGCTGCGCCGCGTGCGCGGCAAGGACATCGCGTACGTCTTCCAGGAGCCGATGACGTCCCTGAACCCCGTGCTCACCGTCGGCCGGCAGATCGGGGAGGTGCTACAGGTCCACGAACGGATGTCGCGGCGGGCCGCCCGCGCACGTGCCGTCGAACTGCTGTCCCTCGTCGGCATTCCGTCCGCCCCGAAACGTGTCGACAACTACCCGCACCAGCTCTCCGGCGGGATGCGCCAACGGGTGATGATCGCGATGGCGGTGGCCTGCGGCCCGAAGGTGCTGGTGGCCGACGAACCGACCACGGCACTGGACGTCACGGTCCAGGCCGGCATCCTCCAGGTGCTCCGGGACCTGCGCGACAGGTTGGGTACGAGCATCCTCATCATCACGCACGACCTCGGCGTGATCGCCGACATCGCGGACCGCGTCGTCGTGATGTACGCCGGCCGGGTGGTGGAACGGGCCCACGTCACCGACCTGTTCGCACATCCGGGTCACCGGTACACCGCCGGACTCCTCGCGGCCTCGCCGACACCGGGTACGCACGCCGGCACCCAGCGGTTACAGGAGATCCCCGGTCTGGTGCCCGTCCTGTCGGTCCAGCCCGACGCCTGCACGTTCGCGGACCGCTGCCCGGCCGCCGACGAGCAGTGTCGCGAGTCCGCGCCGCCGCTGGAGGTCCTCGGAACGGAAGCGGCACCGGCGGAGGACCATCTCGTGGCGTGTTGGCACCCCTGCCCGACGCCCCGGGTGCGGCAGCCCCAGGAGACGAGCCCATGA
- a CDS encoding ABC transporter permease, which translates to MARYLLTRAWQSALTLLLSTIVVFFGVRALPGDPALALAGEDRSPEALEAIRHHYGLDQPVPVQFAQYVERTVQGDFGVSIRTGVPVSSMLTTALPVTAELAVLAILIAALLGVGAGVLAAVRRGRPAEWLANGMALIGLSVPHFWLGLLAILYLSVATGLFPASGFVPLLEDPVDNLHHIVLPAVILGTGLAAIIMRQTRSAMLDSLSSDYVRTAKAKGLPPRAVITRHALRNSLIVVVTIVGLQLGGLISGAVVTEQIFGLPGFGKMTIDAVFQRDYPVIQAVVLLTATAYIVINFFVDLLYSVIDPRIRVTGDPA; encoded by the coding sequence GTGGCCCGATATCTACTCACCCGCGCCTGGCAGTCAGCGCTGACCCTGCTGCTGTCGACGATCGTGGTGTTCTTCGGTGTCCGGGCCCTCCCCGGCGATCCGGCCCTCGCGCTGGCCGGGGAGGACCGGTCACCGGAGGCGCTGGAGGCCATCCGGCACCACTACGGGCTCGACCAGCCGGTGCCAGTGCAGTTCGCGCAGTACGTCGAACGCACGGTGCAGGGCGACTTCGGGGTGTCGATCCGCACCGGAGTTCCGGTCTCGTCGATGCTCACGACCGCCCTGCCGGTGACCGCCGAACTCGCCGTACTGGCGATCCTCATCGCCGCGCTGCTCGGCGTCGGCGCCGGGGTGCTCGCGGCGGTACGCCGCGGGCGCCCGGCCGAGTGGCTGGCCAACGGAATGGCACTGATCGGCCTGTCGGTGCCGCACTTCTGGCTCGGACTGCTGGCGATCCTCTACCTCTCCGTGGCGACCGGGCTCTTTCCCGCCTCCGGCTTCGTGCCGCTGCTCGAAGATCCCGTGGACAACCTGCACCACATCGTCCTGCCGGCGGTGATCCTCGGAACCGGCCTCGCCGCGATCATCATGCGACAGACCCGTTCGGCGATGCTGGACTCGCTCTCCTCCGACTACGTGCGTACGGCGAAGGCGAAGGGACTGCCGCCCCGGGCCGTCATCACCCGGCACGCGCTGCGGAACAGCCTCATCGTGGTGGTGACGATCGTGGGTCTCCAACTCGGGGGCCTGATCTCGGGTGCGGTCGTCACCGAGCAGATCTTCGGGCTTCCGGGTTTCGGCAAGATGACCATCGATGCGGTGTTCCAGCGGGACTACCCGGTGATCCAGGCGGTCGTCCTGCTCACCGCGACGGCGTACATCGTGATCAACTTCTTCGTTGACCTGCTCTACTCGGTCATCGATCCACGAATCCGGGTAACGGGGGATCCGGCATGA
- a CDS encoding aldo/keto reductase — translation MKYRLLGRTGVWVSEISLGTMTFGGKDHPVFSKMGALGQEEVDRVVGTALDAGVNFIDTADVYADGESEELLGRAIGQRRRDVVLGTKLLAPVGPGPNDQGLSRMHVMRALDDSLRRLRTDYIDLYQIHNHDHVTPIEETLSALDDAVRQGKVRYIGCSNLAAWQISKALGVSALHNQARFVANQIHYSLVSRDAERDLVPMALDAGLSLTVWSPLAGGFLSGKFDRGGATTEQNSRRAQVGVDFVQFDEENGYEVVNVLRTVAARHEVSPARVAIAWLLAQRAVTSVIVGARKLDQLTDNIAASGLTLSEQDLADLDEVSRPPVAYPNWIQEAFGPGRIPASNRA, via the coding sequence GTGAAATATCGCCTGTTGGGGCGTACCGGGGTGTGGGTCTCCGAGATCTCCCTGGGCACGATGACCTTCGGTGGCAAGGACCACCCGGTGTTCAGCAAGATGGGTGCACTCGGGCAGGAGGAGGTGGACCGGGTCGTCGGCACGGCACTCGACGCCGGGGTCAACTTCATCGACACCGCCGACGTCTACGCCGACGGCGAGAGCGAGGAGCTGCTCGGCCGGGCGATCGGGCAGCGGCGCCGGGACGTGGTGCTCGGCACCAAGCTGCTCGCACCGGTCGGGCCGGGGCCCAACGACCAGGGGCTGTCCCGGATGCATGTGATGCGGGCCCTGGACGACAGCCTGCGCCGGCTGCGGACCGACTACATCGACCTCTACCAGATCCACAACCACGACCACGTGACGCCGATCGAGGAGACGCTGAGCGCACTCGACGACGCGGTACGGCAGGGCAAGGTCCGCTACATCGGCTGCTCCAATCTCGCCGCCTGGCAGATCAGCAAGGCGCTGGGCGTCTCCGCGCTGCACAACCAGGCGAGGTTCGTCGCGAACCAGATCCACTACTCGCTGGTGTCGCGCGACGCCGAACGCGACCTGGTGCCGATGGCCCTGGACGCGGGGCTGAGCCTGACGGTCTGGAGCCCGCTCGCCGGCGGATTCCTCTCGGGCAAGTTCGACCGGGGCGGGGCCACCACCGAGCAGAACTCCCGCCGGGCCCAGGTCGGCGTCGACTTCGTCCAGTTCGACGAGGAGAACGGCTACGAGGTGGTCAACGTGCTGCGGACCGTCGCCGCGCGGCACGAGGTGAGCCCCGCCCGGGTCGCGATCGCCTGGCTGCTCGCCCAGCGCGCCGTCACCAGCGTCATCGTCGGTGCTCGGAAGCTGGACCAGCTCACGGACAACATCGCCGCCAGCGGCCTGACCCTGAGCGAACAGGACCTCGCCGACCTCGACGAGGTGAGCCGGCCGCCGGTCGCCTACCCGAACTGGATCCAGGAGGCGTTCGGCCCGGGCCGGATCCCGGCCAGCAACCGAGCCTGA
- a CDS encoding ABC transporter substrate-binding protein has product MTKLPIGGTSSRKLDPLRTAVAAVAVLCTVVACSPVDSGDGGNQTDNSQPAGQDSFGTPADPAAVKQGGNLVIALSAEPDALDPTLSRSLYSRYVFQAMCQKLYDVDEKAQVVPQLATALPVTSGDGKTVTISLRQGARFADGTQFDSAAVKATLERHLTNARSARKSELGPIDGVDTPDPQTVVLRLKQPFAPLLGALADRAGMIMSPKALQSLGDEFASAPVCVGPFKFAKRVPQNSIDVVKDPNYYEADKVHLDTISWRILTDASIRAANLRSGDAQVADSVSTQDVASLRQDASLSVLQSQSLGYQGLTLNIGNVDGVRTTPKPINRPIAQNAKVRQAFEHAIDRKVLVEAVFNGLHATACSPISPASPFSSPEAQACPAHDPAKAKQLLAEAGVPTPYPVTLLASNTPDTLRLAQALQSMVKDGGFDLKINPVEYSSLLDEQDRGNFELLQLGWSGRIDPDANITNFVGTLASQNVAGYSNPQLDAILTQARQASDVEERKKLYGQAVTLLQQDDALIYLYRQRNLTAVTKQVQGLQVFPDGVIRAAFAGFAK; this is encoded by the coding sequence ATGACGAAGCTCCCCATCGGCGGGACGAGCTCGCGGAAGCTTGATCCACTACGGACCGCCGTGGCCGCGGTCGCTGTGCTCTGCACCGTCGTCGCCTGCTCACCGGTGGACAGTGGGGACGGCGGCAACCAGACCGACAACAGCCAGCCGGCCGGCCAGGACTCCTTCGGCACCCCGGCGGACCCCGCCGCGGTGAAGCAGGGTGGCAACCTGGTCATCGCCCTCTCCGCGGAGCCCGACGCACTGGACCCGACCCTGTCCCGGAGCCTCTACTCGCGCTACGTCTTCCAGGCGATGTGCCAGAAGCTCTACGACGTGGACGAAAAGGCGCAGGTCGTGCCGCAACTGGCGACCGCCCTGCCGGTCACGAGTGGCGACGGTAAGACGGTGACCATCTCCCTGCGCCAGGGCGCGCGCTTCGCGGACGGGACGCAGTTCGACTCCGCCGCAGTCAAGGCAACCCTGGAGCGGCACCTGACCAACGCCCGCTCGGCGCGCAAGAGCGAGCTCGGTCCCATCGACGGCGTCGACACCCCCGATCCGCAGACCGTCGTCCTTCGCCTGAAGCAGCCGTTCGCGCCCCTGCTCGGCGCGCTCGCGGACCGGGCCGGCATGATCATGAGCCCGAAGGCGCTGCAGAGCCTGGGCGACGAATTCGCCTCCGCCCCGGTCTGCGTCGGGCCGTTCAAGTTCGCCAAACGGGTGCCGCAGAACTCCATCGACGTCGTGAAGGACCCGAACTACTACGAGGCCGACAAGGTCCACCTCGACACCATCTCCTGGCGCATCCTCACCGACGCGAGCATCCGCGCCGCCAACCTGCGCTCCGGGGATGCCCAGGTCGCCGACAGCGTCTCCACCCAGGACGTCGCCTCGCTGCGGCAGGACGCCTCGCTCTCCGTCCTGCAGTCGCAGTCCCTCGGCTACCAGGGCCTCACCCTCAACATCGGCAACGTCGACGGGGTGCGCACCACCCCCAAGCCGATCAACCGGCCGATCGCGCAGAACGCCAAGGTCCGGCAGGCGTTCGAGCACGCGATCGACCGGAAGGTGCTGGTCGAGGCCGTCTTCAACGGACTCCACGCCACCGCCTGCTCCCCCATCTCCCCCGCGAGCCCGTTCTCCTCGCCGGAGGCGCAGGCCTGTCCGGCGCACGACCCGGCCAAGGCGAAGCAACTGCTCGCCGAGGCGGGCGTGCCGACGCCGTACCCGGTGACGCTGCTCGCCTCGAACACGCCCGACACGCTGCGCCTGGCGCAGGCGCTCCAGTCCATGGTCAAGGACGGCGGGTTCGACCTGAAGATCAACCCCGTCGAGTACTCCTCCCTCCTCGACGAGCAGGACCGGGGCAACTTCGAGCTGCTCCAGCTGGGCTGGAGCGGGCGGATCGACCCGGACGCCAACATCACGAACTTCGTCGGCACCCTCGCGAGCCAGAACGTCGCCGGCTACAGCAACCCCCAGCTCGACGCCATCCTGACCCAGGCCCGCCAGGCCAGCGACGTCGAGGAGCGCAAGAAGCTGTACGGGCAGGCGGTCACGCTCCTCCAGCAGGACGACGCGCTGATCTACCTCTACCGGCAGCGGAACCTGACCGCCGTCACCAAGCAGGTCCAGGGCCTCCAGGTCTTCCCGGACGGCGTGATCCGCGCTGCCTTCGCCGGGTTCGCCAAGTAG
- a CDS encoding ABC transporter permease, giving the protein MTVLTVPMAETGPVGLTRRTRVLRRLRRNPLAVASFVVLALAAVVAVLSPWIAPYSVEQTDFAHTFAPPGSPGHVLGTDDLGRDVLSRIMLGARASLQVGLLAVATSLVVGVPLGLAAGYFRAWDAVISRFTDLLLAFPFLIMAVGLAAIRGASLANAAVAIGIAQIPGVIRVVRSDTLRLKSLDFVAAAIVDGASDLWVLARHIMPNATSVILVQATVAIPAAILGEAVLSFLGLGIQPPAPSLGTMLATAQQFAAQAPWAAVLPGVVIMVLALAFNVFGDALRDALDPKGDRR; this is encoded by the coding sequence ATGACCGTCCTCACCGTCCCCATGGCCGAGACCGGTCCCGTCGGGCTGACCCGGCGTACCCGGGTCCTCAGACGGCTGCGGAGGAACCCGCTCGCCGTCGCCAGCTTCGTCGTGCTCGCGCTCGCGGCCGTCGTCGCCGTACTCTCGCCCTGGATCGCTCCCTACTCCGTCGAACAGACCGATTTTGCCCACACGTTCGCACCTCCGGGCAGCCCCGGACACGTGTTGGGCACCGATGACCTGGGCCGTGACGTGCTGTCCCGCATCATGCTGGGCGCACGGGCGTCGCTCCAGGTAGGACTCCTGGCGGTGGCCACCTCCCTGGTCGTCGGCGTGCCGCTCGGGCTCGCGGCGGGTTACTTCCGGGCCTGGGACGCCGTGATCTCCCGGTTCACCGACCTGCTCCTCGCGTTCCCGTTTCTGATCATGGCGGTCGGGCTGGCCGCGATCCGGGGCGCCAGCCTCGCGAACGCCGCGGTGGCCATCGGGATCGCCCAGATCCCGGGGGTGATCCGGGTGGTCCGCTCGGACACCCTGCGGCTCAAGTCCCTGGACTTCGTCGCCGCGGCCATCGTGGACGGCGCCAGCGACCTGTGGGTGCTCGCCCGGCACATCATGCCCAACGCGACATCGGTGATCCTGGTGCAGGCCACGGTCGCGATTCCGGCGGCGATCCTGGGTGAGGCGGTGCTCTCCTTCCTCGGCCTCGGCATCCAGCCCCCGGCACCCAGCCTGGGCACCATGCTGGCCACCGCCCAGCAGTTCGCCGCCCAGGCGCCGTGGGCGGCCGTGCTTCCCGGCGTCGTGATCATGGTGCTGGCCCTGGCGTTCAACGTCTTCGGCGACGCCCTCCGGGACGCCCTCGATCCGAAGGGGGACCGGCGATGA
- a CDS encoding M14 family metallopeptidase, whose amino-acid sequence MSDLPAPRWRRRVYLAASVALVGALLVTPAPAVATGPDPSSSGSGSDGHVDLGRLAGEETSVVEILLADSAELDKLVATGVDLDHHVSRTESAIVVHAVVTPNEVAALRASGYRLGKVLFTPSDSAQRIAERDATIAAHIAENEALSGNQARRGTQPTSDVKIIRADYYTSGTDQVLSVEAKWAQGQTATDALTVSRDSGPGTAMGSGGTQTISRFVDAGVYLYHRGASTVTARPNYIQITSPTGGVTVVKVNQWLPIPKDNPEGPGYQKDFIASYLTPTELYDRIHQLAKQYPKLAEVVTLPYKTNGYRRKAQTVLGAANADRVAVDSKAWGHEGGNDIAVELANPGAADQALSVSVTGTAIRVSLATDAAGAVTSTAAQVVAALNATAGSLVVAYTYRGSVGDGVVAPAAPTPLTDGLSAPASVSRDPHPVYAIRLGKHRNSSKMGVLAYAQEHAREWVPPLVTLETAERLLRNYGHDRKTRDLLDNLDIWIAPSINPDGGHYSFYDFNSQRKNMTNHCPQTGSADALGRDSWGVDNNRNYTEYSLFDGYSGASSSCTSGTYAGPSELSEPENRNLNWLASRPNIKFSMNLHSSGNYFMWSPGAYSTPDRISAPRPTLGEESFFWGASSRILTSIKRHRNMAVTPARTGPISDVLYSAAGNSGDMLWYKYGIYAWNFEVGTSFQPEWAEAHDETMEFANGLVEMMRVARDFDTDRRRPESDLSVSRSATPGMVDVKFEVSEPAAVFYTLNGRRPTYSSTLYGSAGIREGAETLTVPYGTRINWFSVDAAGNVENKYRPDGRDTNYRKGIAIPPRR is encoded by the coding sequence ATGTCTGATCTTCCTGCCCCTCGATGGCGACGCCGCGTCTACCTCGCGGCATCGGTCGCCCTCGTCGGTGCGCTACTGGTCACCCCGGCCCCAGCGGTCGCGACAGGCCCGGACCCGTCGAGTTCCGGTTCCGGATCCGACGGGCATGTCGATCTCGGACGGCTCGCGGGCGAGGAGACGAGCGTCGTAGAGATCCTGCTCGCCGACAGCGCCGAGCTGGACAAGCTGGTCGCCACCGGCGTCGACCTCGACCACCACGTGAGTCGTACCGAGAGCGCCATCGTGGTGCACGCCGTCGTCACGCCGAACGAGGTCGCCGCGTTGCGGGCGAGCGGCTACCGGCTGGGCAAGGTGCTCTTCACGCCCAGCGACTCGGCACAGCGGATCGCGGAGCGCGACGCGACCATCGCGGCCCACATCGCGGAGAACGAGGCGCTCAGCGGGAACCAGGCCCGCAGGGGTACCCAGCCGACCTCCGACGTCAAGATCATTCGGGCCGACTACTACACCTCCGGCACCGACCAGGTCCTCTCCGTCGAGGCGAAGTGGGCGCAGGGGCAGACCGCCACCGACGCCCTCACCGTCAGCCGGGACAGCGGCCCCGGCACGGCGATGGGGTCCGGGGGCACCCAGACCATCTCCCGCTTCGTCGACGCCGGGGTGTACCTCTACCACCGTGGCGCCTCGACGGTGACGGCCCGCCCGAACTACATCCAGATCACGAGCCCGACCGGGGGCGTGACCGTGGTCAAGGTGAACCAGTGGCTGCCCATCCCGAAGGACAACCCGGAGGGACCCGGCTACCAGAAGGACTTCATCGCCAGCTACCTGACCCCGACCGAGCTGTACGACCGGATCCACCAGCTCGCCAAGCAGTACCCGAAGCTGGCCGAGGTCGTCACGCTGCCGTACAAGACGAACGGCTACCGGCGTAAGGCGCAGACCGTTCTCGGCGCCGCGAACGCGGACCGGGTCGCGGTCGACTCCAAGGCCTGGGGGCACGAGGGCGGCAACGACATCGCCGTCGAACTCGCCAACCCCGGCGCCGCCGACCAGGCGCTGTCGGTGAGCGTGACCGGCACCGCGATCCGGGTCAGCCTGGCCACCGACGCCGCCGGGGCGGTGACCAGCACCGCCGCCCAGGTCGTCGCGGCGCTGAACGCCACCGCCGGGTCGCTCGTCGTCGCGTACACCTACCGGGGCAGCGTCGGCGACGGCGTGGTGGCGCCGGCCGCACCGACACCGCTGACCGACGGGCTGAGCGCCCCGGCCAGCGTGTCGCGTGACCCGCATCCGGTGTACGCGATCCGGCTCGGCAAGCACCGCAACAGCTCGAAGATGGGTGTCCTCGCGTACGCCCAGGAACACGCCCGCGAGTGGGTACCGCCGCTGGTCACGCTGGAGACCGCCGAGCGGCTGCTGCGCAACTACGGCCACGACCGGAAGACCCGGGATCTCCTGGACAACCTCGACATCTGGATCGCTCCGTCGATCAACCCCGACGGTGGCCACTACTCGTTCTACGACTTCAACTCGCAGCGCAAGAACATGACCAACCACTGCCCGCAGACCGGGTCGGCGGACGCCCTCGGCCGCGACTCGTGGGGCGTGGACAACAACCGTAACTACACCGAGTACAGCCTCTTCGACGGCTACTCGGGCGCGTCGTCGAGCTGCACCAGCGGCACGTACGCCGGGCCCAGCGAGCTGTCGGAGCCGGAGAACCGGAACCTCAACTGGCTGGCCTCCCGGCCGAACATCAAGTTCTCGATGAACCTGCACTCCTCCGGCAACTACTTCATGTGGTCGCCGGGCGCGTACTCGACGCCGGACCGGATCTCGGCGCCCCGGCCGACCCTCGGCGAGGAGTCCTTCTTCTGGGGTGCCTCGTCACGGATCCTGACCTCGATCAAGCGGCACCGGAACATGGCGGTCACCCCGGCGCGTACCGGCCCGATCTCCGACGTGCTCTACTCGGCGGCGGGGAACTCCGGCGACATGCTCTGGTACAAGTACGGCATCTACGCCTGGAACTTCGAGGTCGGCACCTCGTTCCAGCCGGAGTGGGCCGAGGCGCACGACGAGACGATGGAGTTCGCCAACGGGCTCGTCGAGATGATGCGGGTGGCGCGTGACTTCGACACCGATCGCCGACGGCCGGAGAGCGACCTTTCGGTGAGCCGCAGTGCCACACCAGGGATGGTGGACGTCAAGTTCGAGGTGAGCGAGCCGGCGGCGGTCTTCTACACGCTGAACGGCCGCAGGCCGACGTACTCGTCGACGCTCTACGGCTCGGCGGGCATCCGCGAGGGCGCGGAGACCCTGACCGTGCCCTACGGGACCAGGATCAACTGGTTCTCGGTCGACGCGGCCGGCAACGTCGAGAACAAGTACCGTCCCGACGGTCGGGACACGAACTACCGCAAGGGCATCGCGATCCCGCCGAGGCGGTAG
- a CDS encoding MFS transporter, producing the protein MTTSSGSPPSAMSRRRTFLFAVAAGAAIGNLYWAQPLLSFIADDLRASTATAGWLVTTTQVGYALGVLLLVPLGDVLDRRRFVPVMVLTSAVVLLLCALAPSIGVLLLAVGMLGVTTISGQVLTPLAGDLAGDAQRGRVVGVIGSGTLTGILASRTLSGFVADAAGWRTVFALASVVAVLLAILLHRAIPPLAPRTRLRYPALLASVGAVVARERTVRWTLVLAATGFAAFTLLWTALTFLLSGPPFGYPVRVIGLFGLVGLAGALAVQHAGRLHDLGWSLPATGTAWLLALGAFALATFAGRSVVLVIVVIIVCDVALQGQGILNRARLFAVSDEARSRLNTALGVGNFIGGAIGSAAATALWSVGGWTAVTITGAGLCCFALCVWALGSRGPLVVRTTGTGRGMTAVDPTGAGR; encoded by the coding sequence GTGACGACATCCTCCGGGTCACCGCCGTCGGCGATGAGCCGCCGCCGGACGTTCCTGTTCGCGGTGGCGGCGGGCGCGGCAATCGGCAACCTGTACTGGGCGCAGCCGCTGCTCAGCTTCATCGCGGACGACCTGCGCGCGTCGACCGCGACGGCCGGATGGCTCGTCACCACGACCCAGGTCGGGTACGCGCTCGGCGTACTGCTGCTCGTACCGCTCGGTGACGTCCTCGACCGTCGGCGGTTCGTCCCGGTGATGGTGCTGACCTCGGCCGTCGTACTGCTGCTCTGCGCGCTGGCGCCGTCGATCGGCGTACTCCTGCTCGCGGTCGGCATGCTCGGCGTGACGACGATTTCCGGGCAGGTCCTCACCCCGCTCGCCGGAGACCTGGCGGGCGACGCCCAGCGCGGTCGGGTAGTCGGTGTCATCGGGTCCGGGACCCTCACCGGCATCCTGGCCTCCCGTACGCTCAGCGGTTTCGTCGCCGACGCCGCCGGCTGGCGTACGGTCTTCGCGCTCGCCTCGGTCGTCGCCGTCCTGCTGGCGATCCTGTTGCACCGCGCCATCCCGCCGCTGGCCCCGCGGACCCGGCTGCGGTACCCGGCGCTCCTCGCCTCGGTCGGCGCGGTGGTCGCCCGCGAGCGGACGGTCCGCTGGACGCTGGTCCTCGCCGCCACCGGATTCGCCGCGTTCACGCTGCTCTGGACCGCGTTGACGTTCCTGCTCAGCGGCCCGCCGTTCGGGTACCCGGTACGGGTGATCGGGCTGTTCGGGCTGGTCGGCCTCGCCGGCGCCCTCGCCGTACAGCACGCCGGTCGCCTGCACGACTTGGGTTGGTCGCTTCCCGCCACCGGTACGGCATGGCTACTGGCCCTCGGCGCCTTCGCCCTCGCGACCTTCGCCGGCCGGTCCGTCGTACTCGTCATCGTCGTGATCATCGTGTGCGATGTCGCCCTTCAGGGGCAGGGCATCCTCAACCGGGCACGGCTGTTCGCCGTCTCCGACGAGGCGCGCAGCCGGCTCAACACGGCGCTCGGCGTCGGCAACTTCATCGGCGGTGCGATCGGCTCCGCCGCCGCGACCGCGCTCTGGTCCGTGGGCGGCTGGACGGCGGTCACGATCACGGGAGCCGGGCTCTGCTGCTTCGCGCTCTGCGTCTGGGCGCTGGGAAGCCGGGGTCCACTCGTGGTCCGCACCACCGGGACGGGCCGGGGTATGACGGCCGTCGATCCGACCGGAGCAGGGCGATAG
- a CDS encoding TetR/AcrR family transcriptional regulator, whose product MPSITRRRAPNPGRRAFVETEILAATRRLLINGANFTELGVQQISTEAGVARSTFYSHFRDKTDLLLRLATTVVDRSFDIASAWEPSDGLERLADGFRQVVGIYREHAVVLRAIAEVASYDATVRDFWYEGLSRFTDRTIAVLRDEQDSGRSPADLDLVSAGRVIVMGGKQAILDHITVGNSQHDAAFARELALIWWYGAYRRPAEPAPGRP is encoded by the coding sequence ATGCCCTCGATTACCCGAAGACGCGCACCGAATCCCGGCCGGCGTGCCTTCGTCGAGACGGAGATCCTGGCCGCGACCCGGCGCCTCCTGATCAACGGCGCGAACTTCACCGAACTCGGCGTACAACAGATCTCCACCGAGGCCGGGGTCGCCCGCTCGACCTTCTACAGCCACTTCCGCGACAAGACCGACCTGCTGCTGCGGCTCGCCACCACGGTGGTGGACAGGTCGTTCGACATCGCCTCGGCCTGGGAGCCGTCCGACGGCCTCGAACGTCTCGCCGACGGCTTCCGTCAGGTGGTGGGGATCTACCGGGAACACGCCGTGGTACTGCGGGCGATCGCCGAGGTCGCCAGCTACGACGCCACCGTGCGCGACTTCTGGTACGAGGGACTCAGCCGGTTCACGGACCGGACGATCGCGGTGCTCCGCGACGAACAGGATTCCGGTCGCAGCCCCGCCGACCTCGACCTGGTCAGCGCCGGCCGGGTGATCGTCATGGGCGGCAAGCAGGCCATCCTCGACCACATCACCGTCGGGAACTCCCAGCACGATGCCGCGTTCGCCCGGGAGCTGGCCCTGATCTGGTGGTACGGCGCCTACCGCCGGCCGGCGGAGCCAGCACCGGGTAGGCCGTAG